The Macaca thibetana thibetana isolate TM-01 chromosome 19, ASM2454274v1, whole genome shotgun sequence genome has a segment encoding these proteins:
- the MYADM gene encoding myeloid-associated differentiation marker, which yields MPVTVTRTTITTTTTSSSGLGSPTIVGSPRALTQPLGLLRLLQLVSTCVAFSLVASVGAWTGSMGNWSMFTWCFCFSVTLIILIVELCGLQARFPLSWRNFPITFACYAALFCLSASIIYPTTYVQFLSHGRSRDHAIAATFFSCIACVAYATEVAWTRARPGEITGYMATVPGLLKVLETFVACIIFAFISDINLYQHQPALEWCVAVYAICFILAAIAILLNLGECTNVLPIPFPSFLSGLALLSVLLYATALVLWPLYQFDEKYGGQPRRSRDVSCSHSHTYYVCGWDRRLAVAILTAINLLAYVADLVHSARLVFVKV from the coding sequence ATGCCAGTGACGGTCACCCGCACCACCATCACGACCACCACGACGTCGTCCTCGGGCCTGGGGTCCCCCACGATCGTGGGGTCCCCTCGGGCCCTGACACAGCCCCTGGGTCTCCTTCGCCTGCTGCAGCTGGTGTCTACCTGCGTGGCCTTCTCACTGGTGGCTAGCGTTGGCGCCTGGACGGGGTCCATGGGCAACTGGTCTATGTTCACCTGGTGCTTCTGCTTCTCCGTGACCCTGATCATCCTCATCGTGGAGCTGTGCGGGCTCCAGGCCCGCTTCCCCCTGTCTTGGCGCAACTTCCCCATCACCTTCGCCTGCTACGCAGCCCTCTTCTGCCTCTCCGCCTCCATCATCTACCCCACCACCTACGTCCAGTTCCTGTCCCACGGCCGTTCCCGGGACCACGCCATCGCCGCCACCTTCTTCTCCTGCATCGCTTGTGTGGCTTATGCCACCGAAGTGGCCTGGACCCGGGCCCGGCCCGGCGAGATCACTGGCTACatggccaccgtgcccgggctgCTGAAGGTGCTGGAGACCTTCGTGGCCTGCATCATCTTCGCGTTCATCAGTGACATCAACCTGTACCAGCACCAGCCGGCCCTGGAGTGGTGCGTGGCGGTGTACGCCATCTGCTTCATCCTAGCGGCCATCGCCATCCTGCTGAACCTGGGGGAGTGCACCAATGTACTGCCCATCCCCTTCCCCAGCTTCCTGTCGGGGCTGGCCTTGCTGTCTGTCCTCCTCTATGCCACTGCCCTTGTTCTCTGGCCCCTCTACCAGTTCGATGAGAAGTATGGCGGCCAGCCTCGGCGCTCAAGAGATGTAAGCTGCAGCCACAGCCATACCTACTATGTGTGTGGCTGGGACCGCCGACTGGCTGTGGCCATCTTGACAGCCATCAACCTACTGGCGTATGTGGCTGACCTGGTGCACTCTGCCCGCCTGGTTTTTGTTAAGGTCTAA